DNA from Rubripirellula lacrimiformis:
ACGACCGCTTCGGAGTGTATGGCAACGAACGTGCACTGCGTGAACTGATGGGCCTTGCACCCACCGATGGACGCTTGATCCGACCGATCCAAGAACCGACTTTGGCCCGCGTGGAATACGACTGGGACGAAATCACGACTCAAATGCTTTACTTGAGCCCGGAACTGCGTAAAGGACGCACCGTGATCAAGCAACGCGAACTCGAACAGATGTCGGCCAAGAACCAGTTGCTGCCCGAAGTCAACTTGTCGCTGCTGTACCGCTTTGTGGGTGTCGGTGACGAACTAGGATTCGGTTCACGCACCGATGTCCCTGGTCCGCTGCCCGGCAGCAGTGCCTTGAACGATTTGACCGGTGGCGACTACCAGGAAGGTGTGCTTCGATTGGACATCACTCCACCGGCGATCGGTGGCCGCCGCGAACGGGCTCGCATCCGTGGGTCGCAACTGCGGTTGCACCAATCGCGTGCCTTTTTGCAGGACGCCGAACGTTTGATGGTCAGCCAAATCAGCGATGCCGTTGCCAAGGCTGCCACTCACTATGGACAGATGCAATCCAACGCCCAGCGTTGGCAGGCTGCGGAGACCGAAGTCGAAGCTCGATTGACCGAGTTCAAGGGTGGACGAAGCACGATCAACGTGGTGCTGCAAAGTCAGCAACGCAAAGCCGAAGCCGAAATCACCTACTACCGTGCACTTGGCGAATACAACAAGTCGCTGAACTATGTCGACTACCTCAAAGGCACCTTGTTGGCGAACAGCAACATCACGCTGGCCGAAGGCCCTTGGAACAAGAAGGCATACTGGGACGCGTTGGAACGAGCACGTGAACGAAGTGCTGGCAAGAAGGTCGTCTACGGAGTCAGCCGACCCGGAGTCGTCCGCCAAGGCCCTGTCCGTGATGCGGATTCCGTACCGGCTGCGATCGGCAGCGGTGTTGATCCAAGCGGACAACTGCCACCCGGCATGACCTGGCAAGAAGAAGACGCAATGTCCCAGTCGATCAATGCACCCCTGCAGTCGCCGCTGAGCGACATGGGATCAACGATCGACGAAATGATGCAACCCAGCATCCAGTCCGAACCAACCTTGGCACCCCTGCCATCACCTGATTCGTTGCCCGATCGTTTGAACGATGCCGGCGACATTCAACAAATGGGCTACCAAGGTCACGTCGGCGACGTGCAGATCGATGGGGCACCTGTCCCCGTCCGACGCACGCCACTACCAACTCAGGTTCGATAACCATCGGACCAACCGTAAATCTCTGGGCGGAGGCTTGCGAGGACTACCGATTCTAGCGCGTCGGAAAATATAGTTCTCGTACACGAAAAGCTTGAGCACGCTGAAAAGCGTCTCGAGCTTTTTGTCGTTGACGGATGGAGAATTCGTAAACGCCGCCAGCCGCCGCTGGCCATGACTTGCCAGCGATTTCTCTAACAGAACCGAATGGTGAATCGGCACGTGGCACTGCGACGGCCCGATCGGCGGCATGACCGCCCGTCGGGGCGGCGCAGTGCTTGGACCGGTGCGACCACTGGTTGTCCGCTTGCAATCGAGACCTGCGGATGCATGCCTGTTTGGCGGCGGCAAGTTTGCGTGATTGTCACGTCGCTGCATTGCGATTTTAGTGGCTTGCGCACAGTTCTCTCGCTCCATCAACCGAAGTCATCGGGACCGGCATCATCACATCCGTCGCAGGGACCAAACGGATGTTCTTGCAGCGTGAAAGCTGGAATTGACGCGGTTGTTCGCGGCATAAGCACAGCCCCAAAAATCGGTAGCTGCCCATGAACTTGATGGGGCTAACGACGCGGTGAGTGCGATTGCCCTTGGCGTCTGCATAGTCCATCTCAATGACGTAGTTGTCGCAATCTTGCATGGCTTGACGAAGTAAGCGATTCATCGTGTTTCCCCCCGGAAAGTGTTCTGTTGGCTCTCTGACACTTTTAGTATTGGCCGGCCCCGTGACACGTATGGTCACGCGGTGGGGAACAAGTTTCGCGAACTCGCGTTTTGGCTGCCGATAGCGATGTCGATCGCGATCGGGGGGGGGAGAGCAGCGAGCGGTCTGGATTGCGGAGCCCGGTTCAGGCAGGAACCGTCGCCTTTCAGGACGCGTGCAGCAGAGAAGTTCGAGTTTAAGTTCGAGTTCGAGTTTAAGTTGTCCTCGAGAATGCGATTCGAATGCCCGTGCCCGTGCCCGTGCCCGTGCTCGAACTTGAACTCGAACTTGAACTCGAACTCGTGCTCGAACTCGTGCTCGAACTCGAACTCGAACTCGAACTCGAACTCGAACTCGAACTCGAACTCGAACTCGAACTCGAACTCGAACTCGAACTCGAACTCGAACTCGAACTCGAACTCGAACGCTTCCCCGTTCGAATCACCAACTCTATCAACCTAAACCGACG
Protein-coding regions in this window:
- a CDS encoding TolC family protein — encoded protein: MNRVLIRQATYVQLVLAVLMATGCSTTQPFFAGESPDLQYYLNTATRIEYPDVEVDSLPETTLATQPLMIGNHDYQFWDLTVEECVSIALQNAKFFVTTGGNAEFRQNVAAQFTSASADQLGSIYDVAIQQSTTQSVPLTVDSSGNRVLPRGVLRANQVGGVEDALAEFDAQASGFINYGTTDRPRNTGALNTVNPQLFNATDVTQQAAISKRFATGGVATVRQQIIYSRNNAEVGPISRATASDYTAVVEAQVQHPLMRNRGTLINGIPVVLASLNEDISIADFEIQVRNLVRDVEVTYWSLYVAYRGVSTAVIGRNSAMATANFAELNLKNGTGTIQELKQAQEQYYSFRSRLEGALSGSNLPGDDRFGVYGNERALRELMGLAPTDGRLIRPIQEPTLARVEYDWDEITTQMLYLSPELRKGRTVIKQRELEQMSAKNQLLPEVNLSLLYRFVGVGDELGFGSRTDVPGPLPGSSALNDLTGGDYQEGVLRLDITPPAIGGRRERARIRGSQLRLHQSRAFLQDAERLMVSQISDAVAKAATHYGQMQSNAQRWQAAETEVEARLTEFKGGRSTINVVLQSQQRKAEAEITYYRALGEYNKSLNYVDYLKGTLLANSNITLAEGPWNKKAYWDALERARERSAGKKVVYGVSRPGVVRQGPVRDADSVPAAIGSGVDPSGQLPPGMTWQEEDAMSQSINAPLQSPLSDMGSTIDEMMQPSIQSEPTLAPLPSPDSLPDRLNDAGDIQQMGYQGHVGDVQIDGAPVPVRRTPLPTQVR
- a CDS encoding WYL domain-containing protein, whose translation is MNRLLRQAMQDCDNYVIEMDYADAKGNRTHRVVSPIKFMGSYRFLGLCLCREQPRQFQLSRCKNIRLVPATDVMMPVPMTSVDGARELCASH